In the Thermodesulfobacteriota bacterium genome, CCGTTCGCCTTCGTCCGGCTGACCGGGTGCAACCTGCGCTGCCGATACTGCGACACCGCCTACGCCTACGATTCCGGCGTGGAATTCTCCCTGGACGACGCGGTTTCCCGCGTCGCCGCGTTCGGGTTGCGCCGGGTCTGCGTCACCGGGGGGGAGCCGCTGCTCCAGGAGGAGGCGCCCGTCCTCGTGAAGGCCCTTCTCGACCTCGACATGCTGGTGCTCGTCGAGACGAACGGCTCGATCTCCCTGTCCTCCCTCGATCCGCGGGCGGTGAAGATCATGGACGTCAAGTGCCCCGGATCCGGGGAGCACGGAAGGATGCTCTGGGACAATTTCCGGCACCTCGGGGAGCGGGACGAGGTGAAGTTCGTGATCTCCTCGCGCGAGGATTACGAGTTCGCGCGGGAGGTGCTGGAAAAACGCCGCGGGAAGTCCCGTTGGGAGGTCCTTTTCTCCCCGGCCTTCGGGTTCCTCCCGCCGGAGAAGCTCGCCGGGTGGATCGTGGAGGACGCGCTGGACGTCCGGTTCCACCTCCAGGTCCACAAATGCGTCTGGGGGCCTGACCGCCGTGGGGTCTGACATGGACAGGCAGGGGAAGCCGATCGGGATCGCGCTGGTCAGCGGCGGGATGGACAGCCTGGTGATGGCCGCCTTCTGCCGCCGGGAATGCGAGCTGGCGCTGCTCCACGTCAATTACGGGCAGCGCACGGAGGCCCGGGAGCTCGCCTGCTTCGGGCGGATCGCGGAATTCCTGGAGGTCCCGCCCGGGCGCCGGCTGGTCGCGGACATCGGGTACCTGAAGACGATCGGCGGAAGCGCGCTGACCGACGGGTCGATCGAGGTCCCGAAGGCCGACCTGGAGCGGCGGGACGTTCCGGTGACGTACGTCCCTTTCCGCAACGCGCACCTGATCGCCATCGCCGTGTCGTGGGCCGAGGTCCTCGGGGCCAGGAACATTTACATCGGGGCCGTGGCCGCCGATTCCTCCGGCTACCCGGACTGCCGCCCTGAGTTCTACGAGGCGATGAACGAGTCGATCCGCCGGGGAACGAAGGAAGGGAGCGGCATCGTCGTCAAGGCGCCCTTCATCGGGCTCAAGAAGAAGGACATCGTCCGGATGGGGCTGTCGCTGGGCGTCCCCTTCGATCATTCCTGGTCCTGCTACCGGGAAAGCGGGAAGGCGTGCGGGCGGTGCGATTCCTGCGCCCTGCGTCTCCGGGCGTTCGCCGAGGCGGACGCGGCCGATCCGCTGCCGTACGAAACGCGGCCCGATTACAAGTAGGGCGGACGACACGGTGCGCACAGCCTCCGACGCGAAGCGGACCGCCCGGCGGATCTCCCAGGCGGCGTTCCTCGCGCTTTTTTTCGTCCTCCTGATAAAGACCGACTACGGCGGCGGCGACGAGCTGGCCTACCCGGTGAAGGTCTTCCTGGACGCCGACCTCCTCGTGCTCGCGTCGTCGCTCCTTTCGGCGCACAAGCTCCCCGCGGCGCTTTTCCTCGCGCTTGCGATCGTGCCGCTGACGCTTTTGTTCGGACGCGCGTTCTGCGGCTGGGTCTGTCCCTTCGGCACGCTGCACCACGCGGTAAGCTACGCGGGACGGCCCGCGGCGCCGGAGCGGGGGGTGAAGACCGCCGGCAGCCGCTGGAAATACTTCGTGCTGCTGTTTTTCCTGGGCGCGGCCCTCCTCGGCCTCCAGGCGGCGGGGATTCTCGACCCGATCTCCTTCCTGATCCGCTCGCTGTCGCTTTCGATCCTCCCCGCCGTCAACGCCGCGCTGCGCGGGGTCCTCGAATGGGGGTACGCCCTCCCGTCGCGCCCCGTTTCGGACCTCTTCGACGGCGCGTACACTTTCCTGCAGGCACATTTCCTCCCCTTCCACGCCTCGCGGTACGGGCAGGCGTTCCTCTTCTTTCTGCTGCTCGCGGGCGTCCTCGCGCTGAACCGGTACCGCACGCGCTTCTTCTGCCGCTTCGTCTGCCCGCTGGGGGCGCTGCTGGGATGGTTGTCCCGCCTCGGGCTGCTGCGCCTTTCGATGAACGAGAAGTGCACGCGCTGCATGGCGTGCCGCGACGCCTGCGCGGGCGGCGCGAACCCGCACACGCAGGGGAACTGGTCCCCCTCGGAATGCGTGACCTGCTTCAACTGCTCGGCGGTCTGCCCGGAGGACGCGCTCTCGTGGAAGTTCTCCACGGAGCGGGGCACGGAGGACCGGGTGGACGTGCGGCGTCGTTCGGCGCTGGCTGCGCTTTCATTCGGCGCCGCGTCCG is a window encoding:
- the queC gene encoding 7-cyano-7-deazaguanine synthase QueC, with translation MDRQGKPIGIALVSGGMDSLVMAAFCRRECELALLHVNYGQRTEARELACFGRIAEFLEVPPGRRLVADIGYLKTIGGSALTDGSIEVPKADLERRDVPVTYVPFRNAHLIAIAVSWAEVLGARNIYIGAVAADSSGYPDCRPEFYEAMNESIRRGTKEGSGIVVKAPFIGLKKKDIVRMGLSLGVPFDHSWSCYRESGKACGRCDSCALRLRAFAEADAADPLPYETRPDYK
- a CDS encoding radical SAM protein, whose amino-acid sequence is MLTVTEIFASIQGETSYAGYPFAFVRLTGCNLRCRYCDTAYAYDSGVEFSLDDAVSRVAAFGLRRVCVTGGEPLLQEEAPVLVKALLDLDMLVLVETNGSISLSSLDPRAVKIMDVKCPGSGEHGRMLWDNFRHLGERDEVKFVISSREDYEFAREVLEKRRGKSRWEVLFSPAFGFLPPEKLAGWIVEDALDVRFHLQVHKCVWGPDRRGV
- a CDS encoding 4Fe-4S binding protein, with the translated sequence MRTASDAKRTARRISQAAFLALFFVLLIKTDYGGGDELAYPVKVFLDADLLVLASSLLSAHKLPAALFLALAIVPLTLLFGRAFCGWVCPFGTLHHAVSYAGRPAAPERGVKTAGSRWKYFVLLFFLGAALLGLQAAGILDPISFLIRSLSLSILPAVNAALRGVLEWGYALPSRPVSDLFDGAYTFLQAHFLPFHASRYGQAFLFFLLLAGVLALNRYRTRFFCRFVCPLGALLGWLSRLGLLRLSMNEKCTRCMACRDACAGGANPHTQGNWSPSECVTCFNCSAVCPEDALSWKFSTERGTEDRVDVRRRSALAALSFGAASALVLKTTPASAFPSPSLVRPPGSRKEDDFLSRCVRCGECMKVCITGGLQPTLLEAGLEGLWTPMLISRIGYCEYNCTLCGQVCPTSAIRKIGREEKRKTVIGLAFVDPSRCLPFAQGTPCIVCEEHCPTPKKAIVFRDHPGKGGAVVKVPVVETDLCIGCGICEYKCPVVDLAGIRVTSVGESRNPDNRLTRISHQRP